In the genome of Candidatus Margulisiibacteriota bacterium, one region contains:
- the rpsI gene encoding 30S ribosomal protein S9 gives MSETKKAPVHHKKATAKGEEGATASHAAASHHHSHAKKEKVKVNDASVKYYGTGRRKEAIAKVWLVPGKGSMSINGKSLLEYFCGRRTLEFKINKPFVVTGTTGKYDVIVRVLGGGVPAQATAMSLGISRAMIIANPEFKVLLKREGLMTRDPRMKERKKYGLKRARRAFQFTKR, from the coding sequence ATGAGTGAAACAAAAAAGGCTCCGGTCCATCATAAAAAAGCGACGGCCAAAGGAGAAGAAGGGGCAACTGCTTCCCACGCGGCAGCTTCCCACCATCATTCGCACGCGAAAAAAGAAAAAGTAAAGGTCAATGACGCTTCGGTCAAATATTACGGGACCGGACGCCGCAAAGAAGCGATCGCCAAGGTTTGGCTTGTTCCCGGTAAAGGGAGCATGTCGATCAACGGGAAGAGCCTTTTGGAGTATTTTTGCGGCCGGCGGACCCTGGAATTCAAGATCAACAAACCTTTTGTCGTGACCGGGACCACCGGCAAATACGACGTTATTGTCCGGGTCCTGGGGGGAGGCGTTCCGGCCCAGGCGACCGCGATGAGCCTGGGGATTTCCCGGGCGATGATCATTGCCAACCCGGAATTCAAGGTTTTATTGAAGCGGGAAGGGCTGATGACCCGCGATCCAAGAATGAAGGAACGGAAAAAATACGGCCTCAAGCGCGCCCGCCGCGCCTTCCAGTTCACCAAGCGCTAA
- a CDS encoding DNA-directed RNA polymerase subunit alpha produces MVTIGDKPWVKLAEVTDNFGKFVVEPLPRGYGQTLGNPLRRILLSSLPGAAVTAIKIDGVAHEFSTMNGVTEDVLHIILNLKELVVKSHSDQPKTITLKAKGAGEVKAGDIEHDSEVEIVNPDLVIATLDSGGKLSMEMIVERGHGYISSQQNKKASLPVGFIPTDSIFTPVTKVNIATEEIRVGQEINYDRLVLTVWTNGSIRPDEAIKESAKIMARHIDLFVHAGEKSEAAAMELGGKEESASGVLEMSVEDLEFSSRSLNCLKKAGIKSVGELINYSEPELMKLDNFGEKSLTEVRARLSEYKLHLKGESGE; encoded by the coding sequence ATGGTAACTATTGGAGACAAGCCCTGGGTGAAGCTGGCAGAGGTTACGGATAATTTTGGAAAATTTGTGGTGGAGCCTCTTCCCAGAGGTTACGGACAGACGCTGGGGAATCCCCTGCGGCGCATTCTGCTTTCCTCCCTGCCGGGAGCGGCGGTAACCGCGATCAAGATCGATGGGGTGGCGCATGAATTTTCAACGATGAACGGGGTGACCGAAGATGTTTTGCATATTATTCTGAACTTAAAGGAATTGGTGGTCAAATCCCATTCCGACCAGCCTAAGACCATTACCCTGAAAGCCAAAGGGGCGGGTGAGGTCAAAGCGGGGGATATTGAGCATGACAGTGAGGTCGAGATCGTCAATCCGGACCTGGTCATTGCTACCCTTGATTCGGGTGGCAAGCTGTCAATGGAGATGATCGTCGAGCGGGGACACGGCTATATCTCGTCCCAGCAGAACAAAAAGGCGAGCCTGCCGGTCGGTTTTATCCCGACCGATTCGATCTTTACTCCGGTGACCAAGGTGAACATCGCGACCGAAGAGATCCGCGTCGGCCAGGAGATCAATTATGACCGCCTGGTCCTGACCGTTTGGACCAACGGTAGCATTCGGCCGGACGAAGCGATCAAAGAGAGCGCCAAGATCATGGCCCGCCACATTGACCTGTTTGTGCACGCCGGTGAAAAATCCGAAGCGGCTGCCATGGAATTGGGCGGAAAAGAAGAATCGGCTTCCGGCGTTCTGGAAATGAGCGTGGAAGACCTGGAGTTTTCTTCGCGGTCGCTCAACTGCCTGAAGAAGGCCGGGATCAAGTCGGTTGGCGAACTGATCAATTATTCGGAACCGGAGCTGATGAAGCTGGACAACTTTGGCGAGAAATCGCTGACCGAGGTCCGCGCCCGCCTTTCTGAATACAAACTGCATCTAAAAGGAGAGTCAGGGGAATGA
- the infA gene encoding translation initiation factor IF-1, whose product MVKDKDVIELEGEVTEALPSALFRVKIETGQLILAHVSGKIRKNYIRILPGDKVRLELSPYDLTRGRITYRLK is encoded by the coding sequence ATGGTAAAAGATAAAGACGTAATTGAGCTGGAAGGAGAGGTAACGGAGGCTTTGCCGAGCGCTCTTTTCAGGGTGAAGATCGAGACGGGCCAGCTGATCCTGGCCCATGTTTCGGGCAAGATCCGAAAGAATTATATTCGGATCCTTCCCGGCGACAAAGTTCGGCTCGAGCTCTCGCCGTATGATTTGACCAGGGGAAGGATCACTTACCGTTTAAAGTAA
- the map gene encoding type I methionyl aminopeptidase: MSKISIKTDQEIKLMREAGRIAAEALAVLKKNLRAGLTTSELDAAGEDLIRGRGAEPVFKGYRGYRHATCISVNSEVVHGIPGGRLIKDGDIVSIDVGVRYKGFCGDNAATFPVGTVSSKATKLLRAGKEALAAGIKQARVGRRLGDLSHAIQKVSEKQGFSVVRELYGHGIGRDLHEDPLIPNFGFPGEGIHLQAGMIIAIEPMLNTGSWRIRTLDDGWTVVTEDGGLSSHFEHTVLITSGDPEILTLW; encoded by the coding sequence ATGTCGAAAATATCGATAAAAACTGATCAAGAGATCAAGTTGATGCGGGAAGCTGGCCGGATCGCGGCGGAAGCGCTGGCGGTATTGAAAAAAAACCTGCGGGCCGGCTTGACTACTTCAGAGCTGGACGCGGCAGGCGAAGATTTGATCCGCGGTCGGGGGGCGGAGCCGGTGTTCAAAGGATATCGGGGTTATCGGCACGCGACCTGTATCTCGGTCAATTCTGAAGTGGTCCATGGGATCCCCGGCGGCCGGCTTATCAAAGATGGCGACATTGTCAGCATTGACGTTGGAGTCAGGTACAAGGGTTTTTGCGGAGATAACGCGGCGACTTTTCCGGTTGGAACGGTTTCCAGCAAAGCGACAAAGCTGCTGCGGGCCGGTAAAGAAGCGCTTGCGGCGGGGATCAAACAGGCCAGAGTCGGCCGGCGGTTGGGAGATCTTTCCCACGCGATCCAAAAAGTCAGCGAGAAGCAGGGGTTTTCCGTGGTCAGGGAACTTTACGGACATGGGATCGGACGGGACCTGCACGAAGATCCGCTGATCCCTAATTTTGGCTTTCCCGGAGAGGGGATCCACCTGCAGGCTGGAATGATCATCGCGATCGAGCCGATGCTCAATACCGGGAGCTGGCGGATCAGGACTTTAGACGATGGCTGGACAGTGGTTACCGAAGACGGTGGGCTCTCAAGTCATTTCGAGCACACGGTATTGATCACCAGCGGTGATCCGGAGATATTGACACTATGGTAA
- the rplQ gene encoding 50S ribosomal protein L17, with the protein MRHRKGNKKLSKPADQRLAMLRSIVRSLFIYGHVNVTVTRAKEARRMAEKLITCTKTNDLFARRKVESVLHDQSVVTTIFKTFPERFEGRPGGYTRIIRIGRRRGDSAPLARLELV; encoded by the coding sequence ATGAGACACCGGAAAGGGAACAAAAAACTAAGCAAACCGGCCGACCAGCGGCTGGCGATGCTCCGCTCGATCGTCAGGTCGCTTTTTATCTATGGCCACGTTAACGTTACGGTTACCCGGGCCAAAGAAGCCAGGCGGATGGCCGAAAAGCTGATCACCTGCACCAAAACCAACGATCTTTTTGCCCGCCGCAAAGTGGAGAGCGTATTGCACGACCAGTCGGTGGTCACGACTATTTTTAAAACTTTTCCGGAAAGGTTCGAAGGCCGGCCGGGGGGTTATACCCGCATTATCAGGATCGGCCGGCGCCGGGGAGACTCGGCCCCGCTGGCCAGATTGGAACTGGTGTAA
- the rpsM gene encoding 30S ribosomal protein S13, with product MARLIGIDLPANKRIVIGLTYIYGIGETLSQEILAKAKIDPEMKVKDMTDSEIVAIRDVLKDYRLEGDLRKDISMHIKRLIDIGSYRGSRHRKGLPVRGQRTRTNGRTRRGKRKTVGLGKKKEEKT from the coding sequence ATGGCACGTCTCATTGGTATCGATCTGCCGGCGAATAAAAGGATTGTTATTGGCTTGACATATATTTACGGGATCGGGGAGACCCTTAGCCAGGAGATCCTGGCTAAAGCGAAGATCGACCCTGAAATGAAGGTTAAGGACATGACCGACTCTGAAATTGTCGCGATCCGCGACGTTTTAAAGGATTACCGTCTTGAAGGGGACCTCCGCAAGGATATCTCCATGCACATCAAACGATTGATCGACATCGGTTCCTACCGCGGCTCGCGCCATCGCAAAGGGCTGCCGGTCCGCGGCCAGCGGACCAGGACCAACGGCCGGACCCGCCGCGGGAAGAGAAAGACCGTCGGGCTCGGAAAGAAAAAGGAGGAAAAGACATAA
- the rpmJ gene encoding 50S ribosomal protein L36, translating into MKVRSSVKKICDKCKIVRRRGRVYVLCENPKHKQRQG; encoded by the coding sequence ATGAAAGTAAGATCGTCAGTTAAAAAAATATGCGACAAATGCAAGATCGTCCGCCGGCGGGGCCGGGTTTACGTCCTGTGCGAAAACCCGAAGCACAAGCAGCGGCAAGGTTAA
- the rpsD gene encoding 30S ribosomal protein S4 encodes MGRHIEAKCKLCRREGEKLFLKGEKCYTEKCPYSRRSYPPGQHGKLPARVSEYQIRLREKQKTRRIYGLTEGQFAGYFEKASKRKGVTGEQLLQYLERRLDNVVYRLGFTTSRQAARQMVRNGGILVNDKKVNIPSFSVKIGEVIRVSPKIVKLAKEALEKFPDKVTPKWLSLSGEAEGKIVALPTRDEVDAAIAENLIVEYYSR; translated from the coding sequence ATGGGAAGACACATTGAAGCAAAATGCAAACTCTGCCGCAGGGAAGGAGAAAAGCTTTTCCTGAAAGGTGAAAAATGCTACACCGAGAAGTGCCCGTATTCGCGGCGCTCTTACCCCCCTGGACAGCACGGGAAGCTCCCGGCCCGCGTTTCTGAATACCAGATCCGGTTGCGCGAGAAACAGAAAACCCGCCGCATCTACGGCTTGACCGAGGGGCAGTTTGCCGGATATTTTGAAAAAGCGTCCAAACGTAAAGGGGTGACCGGCGAACAGCTGCTGCAGTATCTGGAGCGGCGGCTGGACAACGTGGTCTATCGCCTTGGTTTTACCACTTCCCGGCAGGCGGCGCGGCAGATGGTCCGCAACGGCGGGATCCTGGTTAACGACAAAAAAGTAAATATCCCTTCATTTTCCGTGAAGATCGGTGAAGTGATCAGGGTCAGCCCGAAGATCGTAAAACTGGCGAAAGAAGCGCTCGAGAAGTTCCCTGACAAGGTGACCCCAAAGTGGCTCTCCTTGTCCGGTGAGGCGGAGGGGAAGATCGTAGCCCTGCCGACCAGGGACGAAGTCGACGCGGCGATCGCCGAAAATCTTATCGTTGAGTATTATTCACGGTAA
- the rpsK gene encoding 30S ribosomal protein S11 codes for MEEAAAKPKAPKKKKDKRKVPSVGVAHIQATFNNTIVSITDTHGAIVSWSSAGANGFKGTKKGTPFAASAAAEKAAAKAIELGMREVSVLVKGPGSGRETAIRSLQGAGLEISSIKDVTPIPHNGCRPPKRRRV; via the coding sequence ATGGAAGAAGCAGCTGCTAAACCTAAAGCGCCAAAGAAAAAGAAAGATAAACGCAAGGTCCCCTCTGTCGGGGTGGCTCACATTCAGGCGACATTTAACAACACGATCGTTTCTATTACCGACACCCATGGCGCTATTGTCTCCTGGTCATCGGCTGGCGCCAACGGCTTTAAAGGGACCAAAAAGGGAACTCCGTTCGCGGCTTCAGCCGCCGCCGAAAAAGCTGCCGCTAAAGCGATCGAGCTTGGCATGCGCGAGGTCAGTGTTCTGGTCAAGGGGCCGGGTTCGGGCCGGGAAACGGCGATCCGCTCTTTGCAGGGGGCCGGCCTTGAGATCAGTTCAATTAAAGACGTGACCCCAATCCCGCACAACGGGTGCCGCCCTCCCAAGAGGAGGAGAGTCTAA
- the rplM gene encoding 50S ribosomal protein L13, with translation MKKNNTIFANNKMVKRKWYRVDATGKVLGRLATKVAVYLRGKHKTLYTPQTDCGDYIVVVNADKVRVTGNKLEGKTYFTHSGYPGGDKTVSLEKMMQTKPEQVIRLAITGMIPHTRLGAQIVRKLKIFTKTPAQYAKIPELEV, from the coding sequence ATGAAAAAGAACAATACGATATTTGCCAACAATAAAATGGTCAAGCGGAAATGGTACCGGGTCGACGCCACGGGCAAAGTCCTGGGGCGGCTGGCGACCAAGGTAGCGGTTTACCTGCGCGGCAAGCACAAGACCCTGTATACTCCGCAAACCGATTGCGGTGATTATATCGTCGTGGTCAATGCCGACAAGGTCAGGGTGACCGGCAATAAGCTTGAAGGGAAGACCTATTTTACCCACTCGGGCTATCCTGGGGGGGACAAGACGGTCAGCCTGGAAAAAATGATGCAGACCAAGCCGGAGCAGGTTATCCGCCTGGCAATTACCGGGATGATCCCCCATACCAGGCTTGGCGCGCAGATCGTTAGAAAACTGAAGATCTTTACCAAGACCCCGGCGCAATACGCGAAAATTCCTGAACTTGAGGTGTAA
- a CDS encoding adenylate kinase, with protein sequence MILVLLGPPGSGKGTQAKLIAEAKKLPHISLGDLLREEVRGETEIGKKAKEFMDSGKLVPDELTIELARKRVSRPDCQIGFIMDGFPRSAAQAEAFDQMLRELDRSIDFVLYFKISQEEVVSRLSGRRSCKDCGAVYHLEHSPPKVSGRCDSCGGELILRKDDDQGVIRTRFEVYDKSTRPLVDYYGKTGKMVEIDASLPIEKAFNNVLKILANATAL encoded by the coding sequence ATGATCTTAGTTTTACTTGGACCGCCCGGATCGGGCAAAGGGACCCAGGCCAAATTGATCGCCGAGGCGAAGAAACTGCCTCACATCTCTTTGGGGGACCTGTTGCGCGAAGAGGTCCGCGGCGAGACCGAGATCGGTAAAAAAGCGAAAGAGTTTATGGACTCGGGCAAACTGGTGCCTGACGAATTGACCATCGAACTGGCTAGAAAAAGAGTTAGCCGGCCCGATTGTCAGATCGGCTTTATTATGGACGGATTTCCCCGTTCAGCGGCCCAGGCGGAAGCGTTTGACCAGATGCTGAGGGAACTGGACCGTTCGATCGATTTTGTTTTGTACTTTAAGATCTCTCAGGAAGAGGTGGTCAGCCGGCTTTCCGGGAGGCGGAGCTGCAAAGATTGCGGCGCCGTTTATCATTTGGAGCACAGCCCGCCAAAAGTTTCCGGCAGGTGCGACTCTTGCGGCGGCGAACTTATCCTGCGCAAAGACGATGATCAGGGAGTGATCAGGACCAGGTTTGAAGTTTACGACAAGTCAACCAGACCGTTGGTCGATTATTACGGGAAGACCGGAAAAATGGTGGAAATTGACGCTTCTCTGCCGATCGAAAAAGCGTTCAATAACGTGCTCAAGATCCTGGCAAATGCCACTGCTCTTTGA